Proteins encoded in a region of the Bartonella taylorii genome:
- a CDS encoding DsbE family thiol:disulfide interchange protein produces MKITPQKSRKNISLFVVFSLFGPFVFFLLLIMLFFYFMDSKHPNDTFPLPHTFAEKPAPKISLPLLDNENYLLNSEQFKGRVTLVNFWGSWCHSCREEHPLLMKIVQDQRFDLIGINYKDSKENAQRFLNSFGNPFKFIGFDVSGHTAINWGVYGPPETFLLNKESIIIAKHVGPLTWQIYQKKILPKIEQAVMIEETTNGNAFIHKSNSSFSHIE; encoded by the coding sequence ATGAAAATTACCCCTCAAAAATCTAGAAAAAACATATCTTTGTTCGTCGTGTTTAGTCTTTTTGGGCCATTTGTTTTTTTTCTTCTTCTCATTATGCTCTTCTTCTACTTTATGGACAGTAAACACCCCAACGATACTTTTCCGCTCCCACACACATTCGCTGAAAAGCCCGCCCCAAAAATCAGTCTTCCCCTGCTTGATAATGAAAATTATCTTCTCAACTCGGAACAATTTAAAGGGCGTGTAACATTGGTTAATTTTTGGGGATCTTGGTGCCACTCCTGTCGTGAAGAGCATCCGCTTCTTATGAAGATTGTACAAGATCAACGTTTTGATCTTATTGGCATTAATTATAAGGATAGTAAAGAGAATGCCCAACGCTTTCTGAATAGTTTTGGTAACCCTTTTAAATTTATTGGCTTTGATGTTTCAGGGCATACAGCTATTAACTGGGGAGTGTATGGACCACCAGAAACCTTTCTTTTGAATAAAGAGAGCATTATTATTGCCAAACATGTTGGCCCTTTAACATGGCAAATTTATCAGAAAAAAATCCTGCCAAAAATCGAACAAGCTGTTATGATAGAAGAAACAACAAACGGCAATGCATTCATTCATAAAAGCAATTCATCATTTTCCCATATTGAATGA
- a CDS encoding GcrA family cell cycle regulator, producing the protein MGWTCERVELLKKFWSEGLSASQIAAQLGGVSRNAVIGKVHRLKLPGRGKTAQGGARAQKTPANPSSPRVRRTTSTVLPTDATTSCSVGRTALKMEFIAENVTEIDVPAKSNVVVPISRQLNLLQLSENTCRWPVGDPLAADFHFCGADSGENSPYCAFHAKIAFQPISERRRIRV; encoded by the coding sequence ATGGGTTGGACATGTGAACGCGTTGAACTTCTTAAGAAGTTTTGGAGTGAGGGTTTAAGTGCAAGTCAGATTGCAGCTCAATTAGGTGGGGTTAGCAGGAACGCAGTGATCGGTAAAGTGCATCGGTTAAAGTTACCGGGACGTGGCAAGACAGCACAAGGGGGAGCGCGTGCGCAAAAGACACCTGCAAACCCATCATCTCCGCGTGTGCGTCGTACCACATCGACGGTATTGCCAACGGATGCTACTACTTCTTGCAGTGTTGGAAGAACAGCTTTAAAGATGGAGTTTATAGCGGAGAACGTTACAGAAATTGATGTGCCGGCGAAGTCAAATGTAGTTGTGCCTATTTCACGTCAGCTTAATCTTTTGCAATTGAGCGAAAATACATGTAGATGGCCAGTTGGTGACCCTTTAGCAGCGGATTTTCATTTTTGTGGTGCCGATTCCGGTGAAAATAGTCCTTATTGTGCTTTTCATGCTAAAATAGCATTTCAGCCAATATCTGAAAGACGGCGGATAAGAGTATAA
- a CDS encoding aspartate aminotransferase family protein, giving the protein MSTTAIQSLYKCFARRNLHFKQGNGVWLISDKGERYLDLTSGIAVNVLGYAHPKLIETLKIQAEKLWHISNLFQSPEQEALAARLCTNSFADKVFFCNSGAEALECAFKTARRTHYVSGQPTRVEIITFEGAFHGRTLATLAATGHEKYLDGFGPKAGGFVQVPFCDESALRNAINKNTAAILIEPIQGEGGIRTVSHETLRFLRKICDDNNLLLILDEVQTGIGRTGKLFAYEWSDITPDILTLAKGLGGGFPLGACLATDKAAKSMTPGTHGSTFGGNLLGMAVGNSVLDIILEPGFLHHVQHMGNKLKSGLSSILNAYPDIICAIQGVGLMVGIQCVIPSDVVVSALENEYVLSVSANNNVVRLLPPLIIKEEEIDESLQRIEKAIAYLSQTNKKRQIS; this is encoded by the coding sequence ATGAGCACTACTGCTATACAGTCACTTTATAAGTGTTTTGCTCGACGTAATTTGCATTTCAAACAAGGCAATGGTGTATGGCTTATTTCTGATAAAGGAGAGCGTTATCTTGATTTAACATCTGGCATTGCTGTCAATGTATTAGGGTATGCGCATCCAAAACTGATCGAGACCCTCAAAATACAAGCTGAAAAACTTTGGCATATTTCCAATCTTTTTCAATCACCTGAACAAGAAGCTCTTGCTGCACGGCTTTGTACAAACAGCTTTGCTGATAAGGTCTTTTTCTGCAATTCTGGTGCTGAGGCATTAGAATGTGCATTCAAAACTGCTCGTCGCACTCATTATGTATCTGGTCAACCAACACGCGTTGAAATTATTACTTTTGAAGGTGCATTTCATGGGCGCACACTTGCAACCCTTGCTGCTACAGGGCACGAAAAATATCTTGATGGTTTTGGTCCAAAAGCTGGTGGATTTGTTCAAGTTCCTTTTTGTGATGAAAGCGCTTTACGTAATGCTATCAATAAAAACACCGCAGCTATTCTTATTGAACCCATTCAGGGCGAAGGAGGAATACGAACAGTCTCTCATGAAACTTTAAGGTTCTTACGCAAAATATGCGATGATAATAATCTATTATTAATTTTGGATGAAGTTCAAACGGGTATTGGACGAACAGGAAAACTTTTTGCTTATGAGTGGAGTGATATCACACCTGATATTCTTACCCTCGCAAAAGGACTAGGTGGCGGATTTCCGTTGGGAGCTTGTCTTGCAACAGATAAAGCTGCAAAAAGTATGACACCAGGAACACATGGCTCGACATTTGGCGGTAATCTTCTTGGGATGGCTGTAGGCAACAGTGTTCTTGATATCATATTAGAACCAGGCTTTCTCCACCATGTTCAACATATGGGGAATAAGCTAAAAAGTGGACTTTCGAGCATTCTCAATGCCTATCCTGATATTATCTGTGCAATTCAGGGTGTGGGCCTTATGGTAGGCATTCAGTGCGTCATTCCCTCAGATGTTGTCGTCAGTGCCTTGGAAAATGAATATGTTCTAAGCGTTAGTGCCAACAACAATGTGGTGCGTTTATTGCCTCCCCTTATTATTAAGGAAGAAGAAATAGATGAAAGCTTGCAGCGTATTGAAAAAGCAATTGCTTATCTTTCGCAAACAAATAAAAAAAGGCAAATATCATAA
- the argF gene encoding ornithine carbamoyltransferase, whose protein sequence is MTNILRHFTDLSVLTPPIARALIDYAKTLKASFKTGKSSKPFVGKTLAMIFEKPSTRTRVSFDIGMRQLGGNTIMLTGSEMQLGYSETIADTARVLSRFVDIIIIRTTAHHRMLELAQYAQVPIINALTDDTHPCQILADVLTYEEHRGPIAGKIFAWMGDGNNVLHSLIEATALFNFHLRLATPKGNEPQEKYVKWARERGANIMLTNNPQKAAKDADCIITDTWFSMGQEFRARSHSIFQPYQVNEALMRLAKPNALFMHCLPAHRGEEVVDSVIDGPHSVVFDEAENRLHAQKAILSWCLQDAFFSPQ, encoded by the coding sequence ATGACAAATATTCTTCGCCACTTTACCGACTTATCTGTTTTAACCCCACCAATAGCACGCGCACTTATCGATTATGCTAAAACCCTCAAAGCATCTTTCAAAACAGGGAAAAGTTCAAAACCTTTCGTTGGCAAAACACTCGCGATGATTTTTGAAAAACCGTCTACACGAACCCGTGTTTCATTTGATATTGGCATGCGTCAGCTTGGTGGGAACACTATCATGTTAACAGGCTCAGAAATGCAGCTCGGTTATAGCGAAACTATCGCCGATACAGCGCGTGTATTATCACGTTTTGTGGATATTATCATAATACGCACAACAGCACATCACCGGATGCTAGAATTGGCACAATATGCCCAAGTTCCCATTATTAATGCCCTCACAGATGACACACATCCTTGCCAAATTCTAGCAGACGTCCTAACCTATGAAGAACATCGTGGACCAATCGCTGGCAAAATATTTGCTTGGATGGGAGATGGCAATAATGTTCTTCATTCTTTGATCGAAGCAACAGCTCTCTTTAATTTTCATTTACGCCTTGCTACACCAAAAGGCAATGAACCACAAGAAAAATACGTTAAATGGGCACGTGAGCGCGGAGCTAATATTATGCTCACAAACAATCCTCAAAAAGCTGCCAAAGATGCTGATTGCATTATAACCGACACATGGTTTTCCATGGGGCAAGAATTTCGCGCCCGTAGTCATTCTATTTTCCAGCCTTACCAAGTTAATGAAGCTTTAATGAGATTAGCTAAACCCAATGCCCTTTTCATGCATTGTCTGCCCGCTCATCGTGGAGAAGAAGTCGTAGATTCCGTGATCGATGGACCGCATTCTGTTGTTTTCGACGAAGCTGAAAATCGTCTTCATGCTCAAAAAGCAATTCTCTCTTGGTGTTTACAAGATGCGTTTTTCTCTCCACAATAA
- a CDS encoding Hsp33 family molecular chaperone: MSEESKQTKNEDSLNNICWNADDTVIPFQVEELDIRGRAVQLGETLNSILTRHQYPEPVSYLLAEALVLTVLLGTSLKLKGKFILQTHSNGPVNMLVCDFSPPSSLRGYARFDKEQLKQATANEQISSATLLGRGTLAFTIDQGIHTQPYQGIVALEGENLQEASRTYFDQSEQIPTDIRLAVAILVNRDQHGRPQKSWRAGGILAQLLPQESSHHKIYEPDKKQEEIRTHDRLKDQWQEAKALMVTIESAELTDPQVGSKQLLFRLFHEQGVRIFNPFSLVDQCSCSREKIKEILEGFPTDERNKMVQNKYISVKCEFCSTTHRFKPQEFSETKM, from the coding sequence ATGAGTGAAGAAAGCAAACAAACTAAAAATGAAGACTCTCTCAATAATATCTGCTGGAACGCAGATGATACCGTTATTCCCTTTCAAGTCGAAGAACTTGATATCCGTGGTCGTGCCGTACAACTTGGAGAAACTTTAAATTCTATTCTCACAAGACATCAATATCCTGAACCAGTTTCTTACCTTCTAGCAGAGGCTTTAGTCTTAACTGTTCTGCTTGGTACCTCCCTGAAACTTAAGGGAAAATTTATTTTACAAACCCATTCTAATGGGCCGGTTAATATGTTAGTGTGCGACTTCTCTCCTCCTTCCAGTCTACGCGGTTATGCTCGTTTTGATAAGGAACAGTTAAAACAAGCAACAGCTAATGAACAAATATCTTCAGCAACCCTTTTGGGAAGAGGCACTTTAGCCTTCACGATCGACCAAGGCATACACACACAGCCCTATCAGGGGATAGTTGCATTAGAGGGAGAAAATTTACAAGAAGCTTCCCGTACTTATTTTGATCAATCAGAGCAAATTCCTACCGATATTCGTTTAGCAGTTGCTATATTAGTCAACAGAGACCAACACGGAAGACCACAGAAAAGTTGGCGAGCAGGAGGTATTTTAGCCCAACTTTTACCCCAAGAATCGTCTCATCATAAAATATATGAACCCGATAAAAAACAAGAAGAGATCAGAACACATGATCGGCTTAAAGACCAATGGCAAGAAGCCAAAGCACTGATGGTAACCATTGAGAGTGCAGAATTGACAGATCCTCAAGTCGGCAGTAAACAGCTATTGTTCCGTCTTTTTCATGAACAAGGTGTTAGAATTTTTAATCCCTTTTCTCTTGTAGATCAGTGCTCTTGTTCGCGCGAAAAAATTAAAGAAATACTGGAAGGCTTTCCTACTGATGAACGGAACAAAATGGTTCAAAACAAATATATTTCAGTCAAATGTGAGTTTTGTTCAACAACGCATCGTTTTAAACCGCAAGAATTTTCTGAAACAAAAATGTAA
- a CDS encoding Smr/MutS family protein: MSTDEWRQKRDLLALQDRLLWEMVCHTTIPLHDKLHSSTAKDVVNIDSKKQYVTPIFSSFQSDQQEPTVIKREKGTVAQAHKIRFFDRIVHRKIAKGHYPIEARLDLHGYGQEEAYSLLKNFLQSSQQSGLRYVLVITGKGQSLGSDGALYKFVPYWLSTSTFRYYVHAFEQAARQHGGGGALYIWLRRFLP; encoded by the coding sequence ATGTCCACGGATGAATGGAGACAAAAAAGGGATTTATTAGCTTTACAAGATCGTCTTTTATGGGAGATGGTTTGTCATACTACAATTCCGCTTCATGATAAGCTCCATTCTTCTACTGCAAAAGATGTTGTAAATATCGACAGTAAAAAACAGTACGTAACACCAATCTTTTCATCATTTCAGAGCGACCAACAAGAACCAACAGTTATTAAAAGAGAAAAGGGAACGGTTGCACAAGCACATAAGATCCGTTTCTTCGATCGTATTGTACATCGTAAAATTGCCAAAGGCCATTATCCAATTGAGGCACGTCTTGATCTTCATGGGTATGGGCAGGAGGAAGCTTATTCTCTCTTAAAAAATTTTCTCCAATCATCTCAGCAGAGTGGATTACGTTATGTGCTTGTGATTACAGGAAAAGGCCAGTCTCTTGGGAGTGATGGTGCTTTGTATAAGTTTGTCCCTTATTGGTTATCAACCTCGACTTTCCGGTATTATGTTCATGCATTTGAACAAGCGGCTCGCCAGCATGGTGGAGGAGGTGCGCTTTATATTTGGTTGCGCCGTTTTTTGCCATGA
- a CDS encoding Tim44/TimA family putative adaptor protein has translation MEFDFIFVIALVIMVVVFVQLRNVLGKRIGFEKPPFDPYSRRSKKQIETETVENIVSFPHQSNSKKNDFSEIDAISPEGSALNEGLRALHKIDSHFSPQFFIKGAQVAYEMIVTAFAKGDRDQLKRLLSQDVFESFCAAIEKRENNNERVEFTFVGINKIEFISAAIQDKDEFITVRIISEMISVTYNEQGERIDGDPDAIVEIRDVWTFVRNSLSSDPNWKLFATEDEN, from the coding sequence ATGGAATTTGACTTTATATTTGTCATAGCTCTTGTTATTATGGTTGTCGTTTTTGTGCAACTCCGTAATGTATTAGGAAAACGGATTGGTTTTGAAAAGCCTCCCTTTGATCCTTATTCACGTCGTTCTAAAAAACAGATTGAAACAGAAACGGTTGAAAATATTGTTTCGTTCCCTCATCAAAGCAATTCAAAAAAGAACGATTTTAGCGAAATTGACGCTATTTCACCAGAGGGAAGTGCACTGAATGAAGGTTTGCGCGCGCTTCACAAAATTGATTCTCATTTTTCTCCTCAATTTTTTATAAAAGGTGCTCAAGTTGCTTATGAAATGATCGTAACAGCTTTTGCTAAAGGTGATCGCGATCAACTTAAAAGGTTACTTTCTCAAGATGTTTTTGAGAGTTTTTGTGCTGCCATTGAGAAACGCGAAAACAACAATGAAAGAGTTGAGTTTACTTTTGTTGGAATTAATAAGATCGAGTTTATCTCAGCTGCAATACAAGACAAGGATGAATTTATAACTGTGCGGATTATCAGTGAAATGATTTCTGTAACTTATAACGAGCAGGGAGAGCGCATAGACGGTGATCCTGATGCTATTGTAGAAATTAGGGATGTTTGGACTTTTGTTCGCAACAGCTTATCGTCGGATCCAAACTGGAAACTTTTTGCAACAGAAGATGAAAATTAA
- a CDS encoding FxsA family protein: MIKSYPINPRFFIIILLSILLIEIAGFIFVGKEIGILATLSLVVLTTIAGIILLRIQGVSILKNIQREIIQRHTVENNIINDALIILSAILLILPGFLSDILGILLLIGPIRSIVWLFFSSFKNKINTHTKNKTNDQNNSEKIIDLKAEDYKIYNTTESPWRKNDDNH, encoded by the coding sequence GTGATAAAGTCTTACCCTATAAATCCTCGCTTTTTTATCATTATCCTCCTCAGCATTCTCTTGATCGAAATTGCTGGTTTTATCTTTGTCGGGAAAGAAATTGGAATTCTAGCAACTCTGAGTTTGGTTGTTCTCACAACAATAGCTGGAATCATTTTGCTGCGAATTCAAGGAGTTAGCATTTTAAAAAATATACAACGTGAAATTATTCAAAGGCATACAGTAGAGAATAATATTATCAATGATGCTCTCATCATTCTTAGTGCAATTTTGCTTATTCTTCCCGGCTTTTTAAGCGATATTTTAGGAATATTACTTCTTATTGGGCCAATCCGTTCTATTGTCTGGCTTTTCTTTTCATCATTTAAAAACAAAATAAACACGCATACTAAAAATAAAACCAATGATCAGAATAATTCTGAAAAAATAATTGATCTTAAAGCAGAAGATTACAAAATCTATAATACCACAGAATCTCCATGGCGTAAAAATGACGACAATCATTGA
- the secB gene encoding protein-export chaperone SecB, with protein MAESEIKNSGGEPIFAVLTQYLKDFSFENPNAPRSLHPRDKAPQIDININVNADPIGDDNYDVVLSLSVKANDDTEILFHVEMIYGGVFHIQNIPQEHIMPLVFIECPRLLFPFARQIISDATQNGGFPPLWIDPIDFAALFQKRIAEEQKNNQSQAQPS; from the coding sequence ATGGCCGAAAGTGAAATAAAAAACAGTGGTGGAGAGCCAATTTTTGCTGTATTAACTCAATATTTAAAAGATTTCTCATTTGAGAACCCAAATGCTCCTCGTTCACTGCATCCACGTGATAAGGCACCACAAATTGATATCAACATTAATGTCAACGCTGATCCAATTGGTGATGACAATTATGATGTCGTTTTATCCCTCTCCGTCAAAGCCAATGATGACACCGAAATATTGTTTCATGTAGAAATGATTTACGGTGGTGTTTTTCATATTCAAAACATTCCACAAGAACATATTATGCCTCTTGTTTTTATTGAATGTCCACGCCTTTTATTTCCATTTGCTCGGCAAATCATCTCTGATGCCACCCAAAATGGTGGTTTTCCACCTCTGTGGATTGATCCGATTGATTTTGCAGCATTGTTTCAAAAACGTATTGCTGAAGAACAAAAAAACAATCAGAGTCAGGCACAACCCTCTTAG
- a CDS encoding NADP-dependent malic enzyme produces the protein MKKSEQDQKMPQMVYNASEREALDFHSRGRPGKLEIIATKSMATQHDLALAYSPGVAVPVKAIAQNPALAYDYTAKGNLVAVISNGTAILGLGNLGALASKPVMEGKAVLFKRFADIDSIDLEVDTNDPESFINLVRHLEPSFGGINLEDIKAPECFMIESRLREVMNIPVFHDDQHGTAIIVAAGVLNALSLTGRDMQNTRLVCNGAGSAGIACIELIKAMGFRPENIILCDTKGVVYEGREEGMNQWKSAHAIRTDKRTLAEAMEGADMFFGVSAKGAITPEMVKSMAPQPIIFAMANPDPEITPEEVMQVRDDAIVATGRSDYPNQINNVLCFPYIFRGALDVRATVINEDMKIAAARALAGLAHEEVPDSVAEAYRGKRLKFGPNYIIPVPFDPRLFTVVSMAVAKAAMESGVAQKHIDDLEAYERDLRARRDPISSMMRGVYNHIRQAPKQIVFAEGEEEQVMRAAVSYVHQKLGQAVLIGREEQVRETAAIAGIDLEREGISIMNAKLSCRTDAYANYLYKKMQRQGWLLRDCHRRINNDRNYFAACMVALGDADAMVTGVTRNYETALIDIRRVIDEKPKERLIGISMAICRGRTVFIADTAIYEAPDAEELADIAEQTASFVREFGYKPRVAFVAFSTFGYMKGQVTQQIQDAVNMLHERKVVFEFDGEMSADVALNLKLMQQYPFMGLTEPANILVMPGYHASSIASKMLQELGEATIIGPILIGLEKSVQIVPFSGNDTDVVNIAMLAAYHAKKL, from the coding sequence ATGAAAAAAAGTGAGCAGGATCAGAAAATGCCTCAAATGGTTTATAATGCCAGTGAGCGAGAAGCCCTTGATTTTCATAGTCGTGGTCGGCCTGGAAAGCTTGAAATTATTGCAACAAAGTCTATGGCAACGCAGCATGATTTAGCACTTGCTTATTCGCCAGGTGTTGCTGTTCCGGTTAAGGCAATTGCGCAAAATCCAGCGTTAGCTTATGATTATACTGCAAAGGGCAATCTTGTTGCTGTTATCTCAAATGGAACAGCTATCTTGGGTTTAGGCAATTTAGGGGCGCTTGCATCTAAGCCGGTGATGGAAGGCAAAGCAGTGCTTTTTAAACGCTTTGCAGATATTGATTCTATTGATCTGGAAGTTGATACTAATGATCCAGAGAGTTTTATCAATTTAGTGCGTCATTTGGAGCCCTCTTTTGGTGGTATCAATCTTGAAGACATTAAAGCACCAGAGTGTTTTATGATTGAAAGTCGCTTACGCGAGGTTATGAATATCCCTGTTTTTCATGATGATCAACACGGTACAGCGATTATTGTGGCTGCCGGTGTGCTCAATGCCTTATCTTTAACGGGGCGCGATATGCAAAATACTCGGTTAGTCTGTAATGGCGCTGGTTCTGCTGGGATTGCTTGTATTGAACTGATTAAGGCGATGGGATTTCGACCTGAAAATATTATTTTATGTGATACGAAGGGTGTTGTCTATGAAGGACGTGAAGAGGGAATGAATCAGTGGAAGTCTGCTCATGCCATTCGAACAGATAAGCGTACGCTTGCTGAGGCAATGGAAGGCGCTGACATGTTTTTCGGGGTTTCTGCTAAAGGTGCCATTACTCCTGAAATGGTAAAGTCGATGGCGCCACAACCGATCATTTTTGCTATGGCCAATCCTGACCCAGAAATTACGCCAGAAGAAGTTATGCAAGTGCGCGATGATGCCATTGTAGCAACAGGTCGTTCAGATTATCCAAACCAGATTAATAATGTTCTTTGTTTTCCTTATATATTTCGTGGTGCGCTTGATGTACGTGCGACGGTTATCAATGAAGATATGAAGATTGCTGCAGCAAGGGCTCTTGCGGGTCTGGCTCATGAAGAAGTGCCTGACAGTGTTGCGGAAGCTTATCGTGGAAAGCGGTTAAAATTTGGTCCCAATTATATCATCCCCGTTCCTTTTGATCCGCGTTTGTTCACGGTTGTTTCAATGGCGGTGGCAAAAGCAGCAATGGAAAGCGGTGTTGCGCAAAAACATATTGATGATTTAGAGGCTTATGAGCGTGATTTGAGGGCAAGACGTGATCCCATTTCCTCTATGATGCGTGGAGTTTATAATCATATTCGTCAAGCGCCAAAACAAATTGTCTTTGCAGAAGGTGAAGAAGAGCAGGTAATGCGGGCAGCTGTTTCCTATGTTCATCAAAAACTAGGGCAAGCGGTTTTGATTGGTCGTGAAGAACAAGTGAGAGAAACTGCTGCTATTGCTGGCATTGATCTTGAACGTGAAGGTATTTCTATCATGAATGCTAAGCTTTCTTGTCGCACGGATGCTTATGCGAATTATCTTTATAAAAAGATGCAACGCCAAGGTTGGTTGTTACGCGATTGTCATCGCCGCATCAATAATGATCGCAATTATTTTGCTGCGTGTATGGTGGCATTAGGGGATGCTGATGCGATGGTTACAGGGGTGACGCGCAATTATGAAACAGCGTTAATTGATATACGCCGAGTGATTGATGAGAAACCCAAGGAACGGTTGATTGGTATTTCAATGGCTATTTGCCGTGGAAGAACGGTGTTTATTGCCGATACAGCTATTTATGAGGCTCCTGACGCTGAGGAACTCGCTGATATAGCAGAACAGACAGCTTCTTTTGTTAGGGAATTTGGATATAAACCACGGGTAGCATTTGTGGCATTTTCTACTTTTGGTTACATGAAAGGACAAGTTACGCAGCAAATTCAGGATGCTGTTAACATGTTGCACGAACGCAAAGTTGTTTTTGAATTTGATGGAGAAATGAGTGCTGATGTGGCACTCAATTTGAAATTGATGCAGCAATATCCCTTTATGGGATTAACGGAACCAGCTAATATTTTGGTAATGCCTGGATATCATGCCTCTTCCATTGCGAGCAAGATGTTGCAAGAGCTTGGTGAAGCAACCATTATTGGACCTATTTTGATTGGGTTGGAAAAATCTGTCCAAATTGTACCGTTTAGTGGAAACGATACGGATGTTGTCAATATCGCAATGCTAGCAGCTTATCATGCGAAAAAGTTGTAA